The Rhinatrema bivittatum chromosome 4, aRhiBiv1.1, whole genome shotgun sequence genome window below encodes:
- the LOC115091270 gene encoding methyl-CpG-binding domain protein 4-like isoform X2 yields the protein MTESRKCFSSHPERPETMDCDANDKEKNAAEGQDFDSCRASLDGWSKTVKQRQSGRTAGRYDVCFISPQGKIFRSKCGLVKYLYKTKGISLQPEDFDFTVCAQRKLKAKPHEIPTETTEKRFQCSSDYRQKKQRLSVKSEEEESASSVPKNDAVSLSNHEPSNKDSQCAPEETVKGLDWSAKDSHCGPEETVKGLDWSAKDCHSAKTRKKGAVRRKAPSEKTEKGSENNSSDHEQRKRQKKASSSSKQAAEAIQHEKRQTKKVKSFHTKGKKGKKLSETAALAPESETEACGREVFSAVSTEVSEAVGELQCIGEDSDQHVADREVRRPEEQLKLDPKLSVSDRETDQQGVNAAQCCDHKVFTSLKPQKDSFLKAQAEKRKTSPYFSSRSIKEALSPPKRKAFNKWTPPRSPFNLIQETLFHDPWKLLVATIFLNKTSGKMAIPMLWEFLEKYPAPDVVRNADWKEISELIKPLGLYELRAKAIVRFSGTDFQNLYTNRKNALSHVPLSFATAIDGIVSKASWEDLGVQSGQYRIVRT from the exons ATGACGGAAAGCAGGAAATGTTTTAGTTCCCATCCAGAAAGGCCTGAGACTATGGACTGTGATGCTAATGATAAAGAAAAGAATGCCGCAGAAGGACAAGATTTTGACAGCTGCAGAGCTAGTCTGGATGGATGGTCAAAGACCGTAAAACAAAGGCAATCAGGCAGGACAGCAGGAAGATATGATGTTTGTTTTATCAG CCCACAAGGAAAAATATTCAGATCCAAATGTGGCTTGGTGAAGTACCTTTATAAAACCAAAGGGATTAGTCTTCAACCAGAGGATTTTGATTTTACTGTTTGTGCCCAAAGAAAATTGAAGGCAAAGCCCCATGAAATCCCCACAGAGACAACCGAAAAAAGATTTCAGTGCAGCTCTGATTATCGCCAGAAAAAACAAAGACTCTCTGTGAAAAGTGAGGAAGAAGAAAGCGCATCTTCCGTGCCGAAGAATGATGCAGTCTCCCTGTCCAACCATGAGCCATCCAACAAGGATTCCCAGTGTGCACCTGAAGAGACAGTGAAAGGCCTAGACTGGAGTGCAAAGGATTCCCACTGTGGGCCTGAAGAGACAGTGAAAGGCCTAGACTGGAGTGCAAAGGACTGTCACTCAGCAAAGACCAGAAAGAAAGGAGCGGTGAGGAGGAAGGCTCCAAGCGAGAAAACGGAAAAGGGATCGGAAAACAACAGTTCAGACCATGAGCAAAGGAAACGACAAAAGAAAGCATCTTCTTCTAGTAAACAAGCAGCTGAAGCCATCCAACATGAAAAGCGCCAGACCAAGAAAGTTAAAAGTTTCCACACTAAAGGCAAGAAAGGGAAGAAGCTTTCAGAGACTGCAGCACTTGCTCCAGAGTCGGAAACGGAAGCGTGTGGTAGAGAAGTTTTCTCTGCAGTCTCCACTGAAGTGTCAGAAGCTGTGGGAGAGCTGCAGTGTATAGGAGAGGATTCCGATCAGCACGTGGCAGATAGAGAAGTTAGGAGACCCGAGGAGCAGCTCAAGCTGGACCCCAAACTTTCCGTCTCTGACCGTGAAACAGATCAACAGGGCGTTAATGCTGCTCAGTGTTGCGATCATAAAGTATTCACCTCCTTGAAACCGCAGAAAG aTTCTTTCCTGAAAGCACaggcagaaaagagaaaaacCAGCCCATACTTTTCCAGCAGATCCATTAAAGAAG CTTTGAGCCCACCTAAAAGAAAGGCCTTCAACAAGTGGACTCCTCCTCGATCTCCCTTTAATTTGATCCAAGAAACACTCTTTCATGATCCTTGGAAGCTGCTTGTTGCTACTATATTTCTCAATAAAACCTCAG GGAAGATGGCAATACCTATGCTCTGGGAATTTCTAGAGAAATATCCTGCCCCTGATGTAGTGAGAAATGCAGATTGGAAGGAAATATCAGAGCTGATTAAACCTCTTGGGCTTTATGAACTCAGAGCGAAGGCAATCGTCAGGTTTTCAG